In Alphaproteobacteria bacterium, the DNA window TTGCGATTTTCGCTTCGCTTCTGAGGCAGCGGTGCTCACCACCGCGTTTGCGCGGCGCGGGCTGATCGCCGAGCACGGTATCGACTGGATCCTGCCGCGCATTGTCGGCTTCCCCAATGCCCTCGATCTGCTCATGACTGCGCGCCGAGTAAGCCCCGAGGAAGCGCTGGCCAAGGGCCTAGTCAATGCTGTCTATCCGCCCGAGACCTTCGCCAACAATGTGCGCGACTTCGCCCTGGACCTGGCGCAGGCGGTCTCGCCGCGCTCGATGCGGGTGATGAAGACGCAACTTTACACCACCGCCGGGCTCGGCCGCAGCCTCGCCGACGCGGTGCGCAACGGCAACGAGGAGATGTTCGCCAGCTTCGGCACTGAAGATTTTAAGGAAGGCGTAGCCCACTTCGTCGAGCAACGCGCCGCGAACTTCAAAGGGTGCTGACTTAATTCGTGACCGTTTCTAATTTACCTGCGTTTGGGTGCAAAGTGCTGGCTGAAAATGGTAACCGCCGTCAGTGAGAACGCCTCAGTTCCCACGTAGGATACCCATGCCGGCATCGACAGAAATGATCTCCCCGGTGACCTTGGGCGCAGCGGCGAGTAAGTAGACGATATTTTCGGCGATGTCCGTGGGATTGTTGACCGCACGCAACGGCGTGCTTCGCTCGAGACGCGTCTTGGTCGCCTCGTAGGGCGCATCGCCCATACCTTGGCGCAGCCAGTCGCCGGCGATGAAGCCGGGGCATACGGTATTGATCTGGATCTCCGGGCCAAGTGCGCGCGCGAGTCCCATGGCCATGGTGTTGAGCGCGCCCTTCGATGCCATATAGGCGACGGAGGAACCAAGTCCGTGCAGACCCGCCACCGAAGAGACGTTGACCACCGAGCCGCAGCCCTGGGCCTTCATGGTGGCTGCGACGGCGCGGATCATCTGGAACGGGCCGATAGTATTGACGGCGTAGATGTTGTGGAAGTCCGCTGCGTCGAGACCGTCGAGATCGCCATGGGCAACAAACTTGGTGGTGCCGGCATTGTTGACCAGACCGTCGATGCGACCCCAGTTGTCAAGCGCCGCTTGGGCCAGACGCCGGCAATCGGCATCCTCGGCGACGCTGGCCTGGCAGACGATGGCCTCGCCCCCCGCTGTCCGGCATTCCTCGGCCACGCCTTCGGCCTCGGCCACCGAACTCGAGCAGTTGATCACCACCTTGGTGCCTTTGCCAGCGAGCATCAGCGCCGTCGCCCGGCCGATACCTCGCGACGACCCCGTGACGATCACCACACCACCGTTCAAATCGATCATGGCTTCCTCCTGTTGACCGTGCCGCGCCTGCTTCGCCCAAAGCCGACGTCACGTCAAGGCAGAAACCGGTACGTGGCGCGCTTGACCATAGCATCACGCAGGCACACTGGCGTTAAGTTAGCAAGCGATTACCATAGATACAAGTAGCGTAACTAGACAAGAATTTTTGTATTTATAGCAACAGAGTATCGTGAGTTTTGCCAAGGCTCTCCACGAGCACGCCGTGACGATCTGCACGGTGATCGAGAAACCTCTACAAGAACCTTTTCCTTGGTGCGATAACAGCCATTGAGGCGCACTGCAGCGTACTTACGCCGATCAATCAGATTCGAGCACCTTAGAGGCCCTCGGAACGCCCCCGCAGATAGCCGTAGGGGCCGTAGGGGGCGTAGGCATGCATGGTGTCGCGGAAGGCCAACCAGGTCTCATAGATGCGAGCGGACAGCGCATCGTGCTCAGCAACCTCCGCCACCACCTCATGCGACACCGCGTGCAGGCGCGACACCACCTCGGCAGGAAAATGTCGCAGTTCAACGCCGTAGCGCGTCAACAGGGCCTGCAAGGCGACGGCATTGCCGTTGAGTATCTCCGCCGGCATGCGCGCGGTCTCAGCCGCCGCCGCCAGACGCACGACGGCCTGCAAGTCTGCCGGCAAGGTCCGCCAAGCCTCTCGGCTGATCATCAGCGAGTTGGCGGGGCCGGGCTCGTGCACGCCTGGCCCATAATAATACTTGGCCACCTTGTGAAGTCCGAAGGCAAGATCCGCATAGGGCGCTATCCATTCTGCCGCGTCGATGACACCGGTCTGTAACGCCGTCACGATCTCACCGCCCGAGAGATTGACGGTGGTAGCGCCGAGACGGTTGAGCACCTCCGCGCCGAGGCCCGGGATGCGCATACGCAGACCCTCGAAGTCGCCAGGTTCGATGATCTCACGGTTGTACCAGCCACCCATGTTGGTGTGCGAATTTCCGGCGAGAAAGGCGACGAGCCCGAAGCGATCGTAAAGTTCATCCCACAGTGCCTGACCGCCGCCGAAAGTGATCCAGGCCGTGTGCTCCGCCGGCGTCAGCCCCCCCGGCACGGTACAAAAGAAGGCCGCGGCTGGGTGCTTGGCAATCCAGATATAAGGCGCGTCGTGAGCACATTCGGCGGTGCCGTCGCGCACCGCGTCAAAGGCTTCGTAGGCCGGCACCAACTCACCAGCGCCATAGATCTTGATGGTCAGGCGGCCGTCTGAGGCAGCCGCCACGGCGTCCACCAGACGTTGCGAACTGGTGCCGAGGCCGGGGAAGTTACGCGGCCAGAGCGTCACCATGCGCCACTCGATGCGTCCTTGTGCGATTGCCGGCGCTGCCAGCGGCGAGGCTGCCGCTACACTGGCACCGGCAAGAAACTGCCGCCGCTTCATGGCGCCGGCTCCGCCGCGGCGTACCAGTCGGCGATCTGGCTGCCGGTCAAGAACGCTACATCATCATGCGCCTGCAGAAGATCAAGAATGCGCGTCAGAATGGCGATGCGGTGGGGCACGCCGATCAGATGCGGATGCAGGCCGATGGCGAGCACGTGTGGACCCGGCTCGACCACGAAACACGACAGTGTGTCGCGCAAACGCCGCTCCATTTCCGGCCCGGCGTGATGCTCGACCGCATAAATGACACTGTCGTTCACCTCCAGCGCATAGGGCATGGCGATGAGCGGCCCGTGGGCCGTGGTCATCCAGCAGGGCAGGTCGTCGAGCACCCAGTCGCAGACATAGTCGATGCCCGCGGCCTTGAGGTTGTCAGGGCTGTCCGCAGTTTCGCGCAGACCGGGGCTAAGCCAGCCGCGCACGGGGGCGCCCGTGAAGTTTCTGAGGATGCCGAGCGCCTCGTCGATCAGCATCGCCTCGTCGTCCTCCCCCTGCACAGCGCGCTGGTGAATACCATGGCCGATGAACTCCCAACCCGCTTTCAACATGGCCTCCGCCGCCGTCGGATAGGCGGCGATGGCGCTGGTGTTGATGCTGGTGCTGGCGGCGAGCCCGCGCGCGTCGATCGTTTTCAGGAGCCGCGGCAGGCCGCGCCGCATGCCATATTCGGCCCAGGCGAAGTTGGGCACGTCCGGGACCTGCTCGATGCCGTGCGGCGCCGGGATCACCTTGCGCGGCATGGCGGCGTCAAAGCGCCAGTGCTCCACATTGACTACCAGGTGCACCAGGATAGTCTTGCCGGCGGGCCCCGCCAGCGGCGCCCGCTCGCTGGCCATAACAAAGGGAATGCGTGGATTGCTCACGCTACTAGACTGGCAGACGCGAATACCACCCGCAACCCTCGCCGTCACCTCGCTTGCGCGGCTTCGGCAGTCCCAAGGCAAGACCAGCGAAGCCCGTGACCTGCTCAGATTTGTCTATGATTGATTCGCCGAAGGCTTCGATACGCTCGACCTGATCGAGGCAAGAACCCTGTTGGATGACCTGGAGAAAACCGCATGACACCGCTGCATCTGGGCGACGTGAGCATCACCCGCACCATCGAGGCGGAAGGCCCGAGCTTCTTTCCGGGCTTTCTGCTGCCCGACTCGACGGAAGAGGCTCTGGCTGGCGAGCGCCACTGGCTGGTGCCGCGCCATCTCGATCCCGCCAGCCAGCGTTTTGTCATGAGCCTACACAGCTATGTGATCCGCACGCCGCGGCACACCATCCTGGTCGATACGTGCGTCGGCTCCGACAAGGAGCGGCCCTCGACCAAACTCTGGCACCGCCTGCAATCGCCCCTGCTCAACCAACTAGCGGTGGCGGGCGTGGCGCCGGAAGCGGTGGATTTCGTACTTTGCACCCATTTACACGTGGACCATGTCGGCTGGAACACGCGGTTGGCTGAAGGCCGCTGGGTGCCGACCTTTCCCAACGCACGCTATCTCTTCCACGCAAATGAGTATGCCCATTGGGAAAGTATGGAAGCGGGCGAAGCCGAGCGCTCCGGCGGCCAGGACGGCTGCTTCGCGGACAGCGTGCTACCGTTGATGGAAGCGGGCCAGGCGCTGCTGGTGCGCGACGGCCACCAGATCGAAGACGGGCTCACCATCGAGCCCTCGCCAGGCCATTCGCCGGGGCATGTTTGCCTCGACCTGCAGAGTGGCGGCCGGCGTGCGATATTCTCCGGCGATGTCATGCACCACCCGGTGCAATGCGCTTATCCAGAATGGAACAGCCGCTTCTGCTTCGATCCCGCCCAGTCCCGCGCCACCCGCCAGCGCTTTATCGCGGACCACGCCGACAGCGACACGCTCATCCTCGCCGCCCACTTCGCCGATCCCGTCGCCGGGCGCATCGTCGGCAATGGAGAGCGTTGCAGGTTCACAACACTCTGACCCAATCGACGGCTTCCGCCACCGTCCTGACAGCCGAGCCTGGCGGCGGCGGCGGACGGGCGATGAGGATTACCGGGATGTTGCCCTCACGCGCAGCGTCGAGCTTGGCGCGATCGCCGCCGGCGTTCTTGGCCACGACAACATCGATATGGTGCTCCGCTAGCAGCGTTCGCTCGGCGGCGAGCGCGAAGGGACCTCGACCGACCACAACCGTTGCATGTGCAAGCGGCACGGTCTCCGGCAACTCAACCACGCGCACCACGAAGGCGATATCGCGGCAGTGGCCGAAGGGGGCAAGTCCCTGACGGCCGA includes these proteins:
- a CDS encoding SDR family oxidoreductase, giving the protein MIDLNGGVVIVTGSSRGIGRATALMLAGKGTKVVINCSSSVAEAEGVAEECRTAGGEAIVCQASVAEDADCRRLAQAALDNWGRIDGLVNNAGTTKFVAHGDLDGLDAADFHNIYAVNTIGPFQMIRAVAATMKAQGCGSVVNVSSVAGLHGLGSSVAYMASKGALNTMAMGLARALGPEIQINTVCPGFIAGDWLRQGMGDAPYEATKTRLERSTPLRAVNNPTDIAENIVYLLAAAPKVTGEIISVDAGMGILRGN
- a CDS encoding polysaccharide deacetylase family protein; protein product: MSNPRIPFVMASERAPLAGPAGKTILVHLVVNVEHWRFDAAMPRKVIPAPHGIEQVPDVPNFAWAEYGMRRGLPRLLKTIDARGLAASTSINTSAIAAYPTAAEAMLKAGWEFIGHGIHQRAVQGEDDEAMLIDEALGILRNFTGAPVRGWLSPGLRETADSPDNLKAAGIDYVCDWVLDDLPCWMTTAHGPLIAMPYALEVNDSVIYAVEHHAGPEMERRLRDTLSCFVVEPGPHVLAIGLHPHLIGVPHRIAILTRILDLLQAHDDVAFLTGSQIADWYAAAEPAP
- a CDS encoding TRAP transporter substrate-binding protein, whose product is MKRRQFLAGASVAAASPLAAPAIAQGRIEWRMVTLWPRNFPGLGTSSQRLVDAVAAASDGRLTIKIYGAGELVPAYEAFDAVRDGTAECAHDAPYIWIAKHPAAAFFCTVPGGLTPAEHTAWITFGGGQALWDELYDRFGLVAFLAGNSHTNMGGWYNREIIEPGDFEGLRMRIPGLGAEVLNRLGATTVNLSGGEIVTALQTGVIDAAEWIAPYADLAFGLHKVAKYYYGPGVHEPGPANSLMISREAWRTLPADLQAVVRLAAAAETARMPAEILNGNAVALQALLTRYGVELRHFPAEVVSRLHAVSHEVVAEVAEHDALSARIYETWLAFRDTMHAYAPYGPYGYLRGRSEGL
- a CDS encoding MBL fold metallo-hydrolase is translated as MTPLHLGDVSITRTIEAEGPSFFPGFLLPDSTEEALAGERHWLVPRHLDPASQRFVMSLHSYVIRTPRHTILVDTCVGSDKERPSTKLWHRLQSPLLNQLAVAGVAPEAVDFVLCTHLHVDHVGWNTRLAEGRWVPTFPNARYLFHANEYAHWESMEAGEAERSGGQDGCFADSVLPLMEAGQALLVRDGHQIEDGLTIEPSPGHSPGHVCLDLQSGGRRAIFSGDVMHHPVQCAYPEWNSRFCFDPAQSRATRQRFIADHADSDTLILAAHFADPVAGRIVGNGERCRFTTL
- a CDS encoding enoyl-CoA hydratase, encoding MSYDEIEYAVRDRIATIALNRPDRLNAWTTVMEGEIRTAMVAAAGDDAVRVIVLTGTGRGFCAGADMSLLQSTDAVDPEERRAKALLPPGDAQIPGRLDVPEDYSLRYTYFPSVPKPIIAAINGPCAGLGLIMSLYCDFRFASEAAVLTTAFARRGLIAEHGIDWILPRIVGFPNALDLLMTARRVSPEEALAKGLVNAVYPPETFANNVRDFALDLAQAVSPRSMRVMKTQLYTTAGLGRSLADAVRNGNEEMFASFGTEDFKEGVAHFVEQRAANFKGC